Proteins from a single region of Weeksella virosa DSM 16922:
- the miaE gene encoding tRNA-(ms[2]io[6]A)-hydroxylase, producing MLGLKLLTDPRWANIAESNLEEILTDHAWCEQKAASNAITLITNNSEHEDLVHELAAIAIEEMEHFKMVVDIIKKRGYTLGRERADDYVNQLFKFMKKDGSRNQAFIDRLLFAAMIEARSCERFRVLSQNIKDEELKKFYYDLMVSEANHYTTFLNFAKQYTIDVDVDKRWKEWLEFEGELIQSYGKKEAIHG from the coding sequence ATGTTAGGATTAAAATTATTGACCGATCCGCGATGGGCCAATATCGCTGAATCTAATTTGGAAGAAATATTAACCGACCATGCTTGGTGCGAGCAAAAAGCTGCCTCTAATGCCATTACGCTGATAACCAATAATTCTGAGCACGAAGATTTGGTGCACGAACTGGCGGCGATAGCGATTGAAGAAATGGAACACTTCAAGATGGTGGTTGACATCATCAAAAAACGGGGTTATACGCTCGGTAGAGAGCGTGCGGATGATTATGTGAATCAGCTATTCAAGTTCATGAAAAAAGATGGCTCACGTAATCAGGCGTTTATAGATCGTTTACTATTTGCAGCAATGATAGAAGCTAGAAGTTGCGAGCGTTTCCGAGTGCTTTCTCAGAATATAAAAGATGAAGAACTGAAAAAGTTCTATTATGATTTGATGGTTTCTGAAGCAAATCATTATACAACTTTCTTGAATTTCGCCAAACAATACACGATAGATGTTGATGTAGACAAACGTTGGAAAGAATGGTTGGAGTTTGAGGGAGAGTTAATTCAATCGTACGGAAAAAAAGAAGCCATTCACGGTTAA
- the menA gene encoding 1,4-dihydroxy-2-naphthoate octaprenyltransferase, whose protein sequence is MKKWIHAARLRTLPLSLSGLILAGFIAKFKGVYQTNIFFLSLFTAFCFQVLSNYANDYGDAARGTDTHRIGEKRVVASGEVTPKQMKLAILIMSIVSLFSVLALLYIAFVPLHWNYFILFLGLGIASILAAMLYTMGKKPYGYIGLGDVFVFIFFGLVAVLGGEFLYSKTFQWINILPAAAIGFWSVAVLNMNNMRDVENDVRNNKITIASKLGIRKAKIYQIILMNIPFFLALAYVLQVKPGKLSGIVFMIVFFMATQIRRKIMTVEDPKDFDNFLKPIAMMALIFSLLLGYGLIGFDFIDALTR, encoded by the coding sequence ATGAAAAAATGGATTCACGCTGCACGTTTACGAACCTTGCCGCTTTCTCTAAGTGGATTAATTTTAGCTGGTTTTATCGCTAAATTCAAAGGTGTTTATCAAACAAATATATTTTTCTTATCTCTTTTCACCGCTTTTTGCTTTCAGGTTTTATCCAATTATGCCAACGATTACGGCGATGCTGCTCGCGGTACCGACACTCATCGGATAGGAGAAAAAAGAGTTGTAGCCTCTGGAGAAGTGACCCCTAAGCAAATGAAATTGGCGATTCTGATCATGTCGATTGTTTCTCTTTTTTCTGTATTGGCCTTGTTGTACATTGCTTTTGTACCACTGCATTGGAATTATTTTATCCTTTTTCTAGGACTAGGAATTGCCAGCATTTTAGCTGCAATGCTATACACTATGGGGAAAAAACCCTACGGTTATATAGGTTTGGGGGATGTTTTTGTTTTTATATTTTTCGGATTAGTCGCAGTGCTTGGTGGAGAATTTTTGTATTCGAAAACTTTTCAATGGATCAATATTCTACCTGCTGCAGCAATTGGTTTTTGGAGTGTGGCTGTTCTCAACATGAACAATATGCGCGATGTAGAAAACGATGTGCGCAACAATAAAATTACGATTGCTTCTAAACTCGGCATAAGGAAAGCAAAAATTTACCAAATCATATTAATGAATATTCCATTTTTCTTAGCTTTGGCATATGTACTTCAGGTGAAACCTGGGAAATTGAGTGGAATTGTTTTTATGATTGTTTTCTTTATGGCTACCCAAATCAGAAGAAAAATAATGACTGTAGAAGACCCTAAAGATTTTGATAATTTCCTAAAACCAATTGCTATGATGGCACTAATCTTTTCTTTATTATTAGGCTATGGCCTAATTGGATTCGATTTTATAGATGCTCTAACACGCTAA